The genome window GCGGATTCCGCGAGTTCCTCGCCGGCTGGGTTGAATGCGGCTTCGTCACCATCGTTGAGGACGAAATTCGCTTCTGGAACGGGTCGAAGATTTATCTTTGCCACTGCAAGGACGAGAAGGACCGATTCAAATACCAGGGCGCTGAAATCCATGTCCTTCTCATTGACGAGCTTACGCACTTCAGCGAGGTAATCTATCGATTCCTGCGCAACCGCGTGCGCATGGTCGGCATCAGATTACCGGAAAAGTACAGAGGCAAGTTTCCGCGCATTGTTTGTGGAGCGAACCCCGGCGGCATCGGCCATCAGTTCGTCAAGACGACGTTTATTGACGGCGTGGTTCCGCTGGCGGTTGTTACTGCACCCGACAGCGAGGGTGGCATGCGCCGGCAGTACATTCCGGCGCGTCTTGAAGACAACCCGTCCATGGCCGCGAATGATCCCGGTTATGAAAAGAGACTCGCGGGTCTTGGCAGCGAAAGCCTTGTGCGCGCCATGCGCTGGGGAGACTGGGATGTTGTCGAGGGTGCATTCTTCGACAACTTCGATCCAAAGAGGCATGTCCTGCGGCCATTCGAGTTCCCCGACGATTGGCTGATGTTCAGGGCGGGTGACTGGGGTAGTGCGAGGCCGTTTTGCTTCGGCTGGTATGCCGTAGCCAGTGATAGGTTTGTAACGCCAGATGGCGCGGTGATCCCTCGCGGCGCGATGGTCAAGTATCGCGAGTGGTACGGCGTCAAGAAAGACCAGCATGGAAAGTTCATGCCGAACGTTGGCCTGAAGCTTGATGCGGCGGCGGTCGGCAAGGGGATCAGGACGCGTGATCTTGGCGACAAGATTTCCTATGGCGTTCTCGACCCGGCCGCCTTCGCCTCTGATGGCGGACCATCGATTGCCGAGCGGATCATGAGCGCCAGTGGCATCGTGTTCAGGCCCGCTGACAACAAGCGCGTTACGCAGCGTGGCGCAATGGGCGGTTGGGACCAGATGCGCGCAAGACTGCGTGGCAATGAAGAAGGGCTTCCTATGCTGTTCTTCTTCTCGACGTGCGTTCATTCGATCCGAACAATTCCGGCGTTGCAACACGACGAAGACAAACCCGAAGACCTTGATACGGACGGCGAAGACCACGCCGCGGATGAGACGCGATATGCCTGCATGTCTCGCCCGTGGGTCCGCAAGGATGGGAACGATGACAAACCTGCCGAACTGCCCCCCGGGTATTGGCAGTTGCCGCCGCTGGACCATGGACAGCGTTCAGGCCGGATAAAGATCGGGTAGTTTATGGCTGAAAACCCTGTCCAGTTCGATCAGGATTTCGAGCCGGCCGCAGAGCCGAAAAGCTCCAAGGTCTGGCTCAACCTCATCAAGGATGCCGAGAAGGCCTTTGCCGACTATCACCGCAAGGCCGATGATATCGACCGGCTCTACGCTGACCTGTCCACGCTCGCCAATAGCGCTCGTGACAGGAGGTTTCAGCTTTTCTGGGCCAACGTCGAGGTATTGAAGCCGTCGATCTACGCGCGGCCGCCTGTCCCGGTTGTCGTGCCGAAGTTCAAGGATCGCCGTCCGCTCTATCGGGTGACTTCCGAACTTCTGGAGCGGGCATCGAATACCGCCTTCGACCTGGCGGACATCAACTCGGTCATGCTGCTACTGCGTGACGATCTGGCGGTTGTCGGGCGCGGCTGCGCATGGGTGCGCTACGAAACCAAGGGCGAGAGCGAGAGCGAATCCGAGCGCATTGTGGTCGAGCATATCGACCGGCGCGATTTTCTGCACGATCCGGCGCGCAAATGGTGCGATGTGGACTGGGTTGCGCGCAGGGCCTACCTGACGCGCATTGAAATGAAGGAGCGGTTTGGCGAGGTATGGGCGCAGGCCGCCTATGAGGTCCAGCGCACCGAGCGCGACAGGGGCGCAGCCAACAGCCAGCAGAAGGCCGCTGTTTGGGAAATCTGGTGCAAGAGCGAAAACCGCGTTGTGTGGGTTACGGAGGGCGTTGACGATCTTCTTGACGATGGTGAGCCGCACCTGAAGCTTGAGGGCTTTTTCCCCTGTCCCCAGCCGGCTTACGCCACGGTCCGGCGGGGTTCTCTTGTCCCCGTGCCTGACGTGCTGTTTTACAAGGACCAGCTTGAGGAAATCAACGAGCTTACGGGTCGCATTCATGCGCTTTCCGAGGCTGTTCAGGCGCGGGGCTTCTATCCGGCCGGCGCGGGCGAGATTGGGGATGCGATTGAGACAGCCCTGAAATCGCAGGACAACCGGCAGGTTATGGTCCCGGTGGCAAACTGGGCTGCTTTCGGCAGCGGTGCGGCGAAAGATACGATTGTCTGGCTTCCGGTCGATATGATCGCTACCACGATTGCCCAGCTTGTCGAGCTTCGCCGGCAGATCATCGAAGACGTCTACCAGATCATGGGCCTCTCGGACATAGCGCCGGTATTTGTGATTTTCCGGCAAGAAAGATCAACATAATCAACGCGATAGAGGATTTTTCTAGCCATCCTTCGGGGTGGCTTTTCTTTGTCCATTCATTCCGCAGACTATCAATAGAATCAATAGCTTACATCACGGCACCGCAAGTCCGTGCGACATTCGATGCGACATAAATGCGACATTCAGGAGCGAGCAAACATGACGAAGAATCAAGGCCGTGCGGGCGATCTTGCAAAGGGCATGAAGGCGATTTCCGAGCATCTCGGCATTACGATCCGGCAAGGCTTCCATATGCATGAGCAGGGATTGATCCCAACATTCCACATCGGCCGGTCGGTGTGTGCAAAGCGCTCGGCTCTAGACGACTGGCTCAATCATGCCGCCCGGAAAGCGGTGGAGGGCGGTGCTGATGAGTGACCTGCATATCGCCACCATCAAGAAGAACCAGCGCGAAGAAATCCGCGTGGTGCTTTCCACCTTCAACGGCCATCGCCTGTTCAACGCCCGCGTGTGGTTTGAGGCCGAAGACGGGCAGATGCGTCCGGGCAAAGCCGGCATCGCCTTCAAGCTCGACAAGATGGAGGAATTTGCCGAGGCGGTTACGACCGGGCTGATGCAGGCCAAGGCGCAGGGATGGATGAAATGAGCGAGGATCGCGACCCTGATGGCAAGGTGATGTTGGCCGCGCAATGGCTGATCGACACCGCCGAACGCCCCCATCCGCTTGTTCCTGAATTGCAGCGCAGGTTCGATCTTACCGCCAAGGACGCCTGCGATGCGATCCGCGCCGCCAACGAGGTCGCGAGATCGGTAGGTTTGGAATGAGCAAAGGAGGGAAGTTCAGCATGGTCTCTAGAACCATCTGGCGATCTACTCGCTTCGGCACCCTGACGGCGCACCGGGACAAGCTCGCCTACTTCTACTACCTGACGTGCGAGCACATGACCGCCACGGGCTGCTACCGGCTCCCTGACGGCTACGCCATAGCCGACCTTGCGTGGACGATGGAAGACTACCTCGCGGCCCGCGCGGCGGTGCTTGGGGCTGGCCTGATCGATCACGACCCGGAGACGGACGAGATCTATGTCGAGAAGTGGCTGGCGAACAATCCGCCGCGGAACCAGAAGCACGCGACCGGCATCCGCAACCTGATCTACGGCATCGAAAGCGACCGTCTGCGCGAGAAGCTAGAAGCCGACTTCCGCGATGCGTGGCAGCCGAACCCGCTCGACAATCACCCGTCGCATCGTGGCGGAAACGGCTTGACCGACACGGCCTTTTTCCGGGGCGGCAGGCCATAGGGTTTCGATACCCTATCGATACAGTATGCCGACCCTATCGATATAAGGAAACGTAAACACAAACGGAAACGTAGACGGAAAAGCACACCGAAACTCAAAAAAAAAAGAAAACTGAAACGGCGCGAAATCGAAAATCGCGCAGGGCATCGCGGCGGCGATGTTCCGAGGCTCTTGAGGATGGAGCCTGTCACTACCGGCAGCACCTAAATCTGCCACGTCGAAATATTCACGAGGACCATCAGCATGACAGAACCGATCAACTCGGATGGCGAAGCCGTGTCCGATCCAAAGCCGCTTTCTTCCCAAGCGAAATGGAACATGGAACACCCGAAAGCCATGTGGGCGCACCAGGCATTGCGATCCGCGATCAAGAAGGGGCTGATAGAACGCGGACCCTGCGAAGTATGCGGAGCTGTCCATGGTGTAGATGGAGAAGTGATCCACGGCCACCACGACGATTACGACCAGCCTATGCGCGTGCGGTGGCTATGCCGGCTGCATCATCGGCAGGTACACAGGAGGGAAAAGGCATGACCGACTCTCATGTGTCCCTGCTTACGGCAAGACAGGTGATGGACAGGCTCGGCGTCAGCCGCTCGACCCTCTACGCCATGATCCGGGCTGACGAGTTTCCGAAGCCAATCCAGATTACGAGGGGCAGAGTGGGGTGGATCATGCAGGAGGTAGAGGAATGGTTCGCGGAACGTTCATCGCTGCGTCGCGGCGAAAACGGTAAAAAGTGAGCATACATACTGTTCAATCTTGAACAAATTGTCATGCACAACGAACGTTGACATTTGACACAAGGCTCCTATTATCGGGTCGATATGGAGCCGATGCGATGAAGCGCTACGTCATCTACACCCGTGTTTCGACTGAAGATCAGGGCAAGAGCAGCCTTGGGCTTGAAGCTCAGGAGCGGGATATTGCCATCTTCCTCGCCAACTTCTCCGAAGTTCCATACGAGGTCATAGGCCGGTTCCGCGACGTGCAGTCGGGCAAGGACGATGATCGCCCGGAACTGGCGAAGGCGCTCAGGATGGCGCGGGAAACGGGGGCTGAGCTTCTTGTGGCGAAGCTGGATCGTTTGAGCCGCAAGGTGGCATTTATCGCGGCCCTGATGGACGACAAGCGGCTTTCGCTGCGTGTGGCGCAGATGCCCTACGCCGACAAGTTCCAGCTTCACATATACGCTGCGCTTGCCGAGCAAGAGCGCACATTCATCAGCGAGCGCACGCGCGCCGCTCTCCGGGCCGCAAAGGAACGCGGCGTCAAGCTTGGTGGCGCTCGCGACAAGACCATGGCTCGCAATGCGGCGCTTAAGGCCAAGGCGGACGCCGACGCGCAGCGCGTTATGAAAGTGATCGCCCCGCTCCGGGGTGCCGGACAATCGGTCAACTCCATTGCGGACACACTCAACGATATGTCTGTGGCAACCGCGCGCGGCGGGCGATGGACAGCCAAGCAGGTTTCGCGTGTCCTGCAACGGTCGGCGTAGTCAGGCCCGCACATATCCGCACCGCTGCGCATAGCGTCGCACAACTAATTGATATTGTTGAGTTTTACGCCGAATAGGGCCATATTACCCGCAGGAAAAATTCTGCGGAAAGGCCCGCCTCTTGAGTGTCGAAAGCAGCACTATTGCTGATGGGAAGCCAACAACTCGCAGCCGAGTAACCAACGGTTCCGTTGTGCTGCCCGGAGTGGACGGGCGCTCGACTTGGGTTCGCCGCCTTCGCGATCTGGTAGCGCTTCACATTATCGACCTTGGCGGGGACGAAGCTATCTCCGAAGCCGAGCGCTCGCTTGTTCGCCGCGCCGCTACAATGACGGTAGAGCTTGAACGCATGGAGGCCGTATTCGCGGTCAAGGGCGAGGCTGATCCGAAAGACCTTGAGCTATACCAGCGCACGGCCGGCAACCTGCGCCGCATCCTCGAAAGCCTCGGGCTTCAGCGCAGACAGCGAGACATCACCCCGACGCTGGACGCCTACCTTGCCGCCCATGCCAAGGCACAGGAGCGCGTCTGATGACGATGCCCGCGATCAGCTATTCCCAAGCCTGCCGTGACCCGAACCTGTTCGGGGAATGGTTTGCCGGCGATAGCTGGGCGACGTGGCGTGTGATCGACAAGGCCATGTTCGGGGAACCGCTGGACGATGCCGAGCTTGCCATCTTCACCGAACTGACCGGCCGGGATGCTGCCCCGACGCAGCAGGCCCGCGAGGTCTGGATCATCGCCGGCCGCCGCTCCGGCAAGGACATCAAGACTGCATCCGTCGCCGCCTACCTCGCCACCATCGCCGCCGGCCCCTTGGGCTTCCTGCGCCGCCTGAAGCCCGGCGAACGCGGTGTCGTGCAGGTGCTGGCGGTGGACCGCGATCAGGCCAAGGTCTGCATGGGCTACCTGCTGGCGTTCTTTGAACTGCCCTTGCTCAAGCAGATGGTGAAATCCAGTTCCGCCGATAGCGTAGAGTTGACGAACGGTCTGGCGGTCGAGATCACGACGAACGATCAGCGCCGGGTGCGCGGCCGCACTGTCGTGGCCGTGATCTTCGATGAGGTGGCGCACTGGCGGGGCGATGATGCCGCCAACCCCGATGAGGCGGTCTATCAGGCCGTCAAGCCGGCCATGGCGACGATGCTGCCTGGAGCCATGCTGATCGGCATCAGTTCGCCCCATGCCCGTTCGGGGCTGCTGTATCGCAAGTACCGGGACAGCTACGGCAAGGACGGCAACACCCTCGTCATCAAGGCCCCGACATGGGTCATGAACCCGACCGTGCCGCGTGACAGCGAGATCATCGGGGAAGCTTTCGACGCCGATCCGGCTTGGGCATCGGCAGAGTATGGCGCGGAGTTCCGTACCGATATCGAGGCATTCCTGAGCCGCGAGGTTATCGAGGCGTGCGTTGATCAGGGCGTGCGGGAGCGCCTGCCGGATCGCAACAAGCGCTACATCGGGTTCGTGGACCCCTCGGGCGGATCGAGCGACAGCATGACGCTTGCGGTCGCCCATATCGAAGGCAAGACGGTGGTGCTGGACTGCATCAGGGAGATCACGCCGCCGTTCTCGCCGCAGGCGGCGGTGATCGAGTTCGTTGCGACGTTGCGCGATTATCAGTTGTCCATGGTGTTCGGTGACAACTACGGCGCGCAGTGGGTGCAGGAGGCGTTCCGCAAGATCGGTTGCGCCTATGAGCTGGCGGGCAGGGCGAAGTCCGCCCTTTACCTCGATTTCCTGCCCATCGCCAACTCGGGGGCCGTGGCGCTGCTGGATCACAAGAAGATGGTGAACCAGTTCACCGCGCTTGAGCGGCGCTCGCAACGCGGCTCCCGTGACTCCGTTGATCACCCACGCGGCGGGCATGACGACATTGCAAACGCGGTCGCCGGTGCGGTCGCTATCGCGGCCCGAAATACTACTTCCTTCGCGGAGTTCATGTCCAGGAAGCAGCAGGAAATCCCGCCCGGATGCTGGCTGATGCCCCCCTTGCCGGATGCGCGCGAGCGCAGGGGCCGGATAGAGATCGGATAGGAGAAATCATCGGATGGTTGACGCAGCAATCACGCAGCCGGCCGGAGCCGCGCTTAGGAGCGATGATGGTGGGCCCCTGGACCAGCTTGGAACGCCGGCCCATACCGCCGCGAATGGTTCCGAGACCAAAACGCTCGGCACGGATACGAAGTCGCTCAGCAACGCTATCGACAAAGCCATCAAAACCCATGCGCCCGAACGCACTACTCGCGAAAAGGCGCGCGAGAAGCAGGAGTTGGATGGGCTTGAGGATCGATATGCCAAGAACAGAAAGCTCGGCAAACTATCCGGTCCTGAAGACCGAATGCGGGCGCTGAAACAGGCAACGGCTCAGATCAAAGATAAGGAGGCGGGCAGGCTTTCTACCGATGAGCATTTCTCGGAAGCCCCGCGCCGGTTTTCTGATGACGCGAAGGCTGAATGGGCTACCACCCCCGCCGCCGTTCGGGCTGAAGTAACTCGCGCCACCCGCGAGCTTGAGGCCGGTATCGAGAAATACCGTTCCGGCGCTCAGGCATGGGAGGGAGTTCGCCAGTTCGATGCCGTAGCCCGTCAGAATGGCGGCAGCTTGCAGCAGTCGCTTTCGCAGGTTGTCGAACTGGAACGGGCGTTTCACCAGAACCCCGTCGATGGTCTTGACCGAATTTGCCGACACTTCGGTATCGATATGCACAGTCTTGCAACGCAGATCGCGCGCATGGGGCCGGGGCAGTTGCAGCAGATGCGTTCCCAGCAGCATGTCGCCGGCCTCGCAAACCGCATGGCGCAGAGTGAGGCGTACATTGCGCAGGCGGTAGATGGCATGCGGAGAATGACCGTGGAACAGCAGGTCCAGGCGTTCGCAGAAAAGCATCCGCGCTTCGAGGAACTGCACGAGGACATCCTACGTGAGTTGTCGGCCGGCTACGATCTGCAAACAGCCTATGACCGCGCAGAGCGTTTGAGCGGCAAGACGCAAGCGGTGGAAACCCCAAAATCTCCCGCTGTCTCAGCAGGAAAGAAATCCATCGGCGGCGCTCCATCCGCCGACAATCTCAAGCCGGCCAAGGGGCGATCCATGTCTGCAAGCGAAGCTATCCGCATTGCGATTGAGAGGTCGCGGTAGCCATGGATACGCAGGACACAACCATCCTTGATCTGCCGCCCGAGCATGCCGGCATCTTCGCGGCGCTTGCCTACCCCGGCGTCAATTACCGCACCGTCACCGACGCCCGCGTGCCGGTGTTCGTCGGAACGGCAGTGGGCAGCATCATCTACCCGCCCTTTACCGCCATGGGGCTGGACCGGCGCGGCAAGATCGTCGCGGGCGCGGTTTTCAACTGCTTTACCGGTGCGGACGTGCACGCGACCATCGCCGGCCATGTCTGGACACGCGGCTTCCTCGCGGACGTTGGTGAGTACCTGTTCAACCAGTTGAAGGTAGAGCGGGTGACGGCGATCACGCATCAGGAAAAGGTTGTCAGGATCGCGCAGCGCCTCGGCGGGAAGGTCGAGGGCCGGCTGCGCAACCACTTCGGTCGCGGTCGCGACGGCCTCGTTATCGGTATTCTCAGAGACGATTGGAAATTCTGATGGTTTCTTCGCCAAAAGCTCCCGATCCGTACAAGACAGCTCAGGCTCAGTCCGGCATGAACCGGGATACAGCCATCACGCAGCAGATGGTGAATATGGTCAATCAGGTCACGCCTGATGGATCGTTGACCTATGAGCAAACAGGGACAGGCGGATTTACCGACTCATCAGGAAAATGGGTTGAGGTTCCGCAATATACCTCGACACAGACGCTTTCGCCCCAGCAGCAGGCAATCAAGGATCAGCAAGACGCCGCGTCTCTCGGGCTGTCGAAGTTCGCCAATAGTCAGATTGACCGGCTGGACGGCCTGCTTGGGACGCCGTTCAACCTTTCCGGCATGCCGGGGGTTGACTCGTGGCAGCAGGTTGGGCTGCCGGGCTTCCAGCAGTTCGCTGACGCTCCCCAGCTTGCTACGTCTTTCGGTGATGCCGGTGCGATCAACCAGAACTTCGCCACGGGCTTCGGGGATGCTGGCTCGATCAATCGCAATTTCCGCACCGGCATAGACGACGCTGGCGATATCACCACGTCCTACAACGGCGATTTCTCGGAAGACCGGCAGCGGGTCGAAGATGCGCTTATGGCGCGGATGCAGCCCCAACTGGACCGCCAGCGGCGAGGCATTGAGACCACGCTTGCCAATCAGGGCATCCGTCTCGGCTCCGACGCCTATAGCTCTGGGCAGGCTGATTTCGGGCGTCAGGTCAACGATGCCGTTCTCGGCAACATCCTCGCGGCCGGTCAGGAGCAATCGCGCCTTGTCGGCATGGAGCGCGACCGGGCGGTATTCGAGAACGCCGCACAGGCGCAGCAATACGGCCAGAACGCCAACGATGCCGCCTTCTACAATCAGGCGCTCATGGCAGGCAACGCAGCCCAGCAGCAGAATTACGATCAGTTGCTTGGCCGGGCGCAGTTCGGGCATCAGGGGCAGATGCTCGGCAATCAGGCGCAGCAGCAGAATTACGATCAGTTGCTTGGCCGGGCGACATTCGGCAATGCCGCCACCCAGCAGAATTTCGCTAACCAGTTTCAGGTGACGGGCGCGAACAACCAGCTTGCGCAACAGCAGTTCGGCAACCAGATGACCGAACAGCAGGCGCGGCTATCGGCGCAGCAGCAGGCGCAGAACGCATATTTGCAGCAGCAGTTCGCACTGCGAAACCAGCCGATTAACGAGATTACGGCTCTATTGTCTGGCTCTCAGGTCAGCCAGCCGAATTTCACCAATACACCTCAGACAGGCGTTGCCGGCGTCGATTATACAGGCCTGGTAAACCAGCAGTACCAAGCGGAAGTAGCCAATCATCAGGCGAAGATGGGGGGCATCTTCGGGCTGCTGTCAGCCCCGTTCGGAATGTTCAACTTCACGTCCGACCGCCGGCTCAAGGAAGACATCGAGCCGGTCGGCAAGCTCGACAACGGTCTCACGGTCTATCGCTACCGGATGAAGGGCGATCCCCGCTTCCAGATCGGTCTCATGGCCGACGAGGTTGAGCAGATCGCGCCGGAGGCAGTCGGGGAACGTCCTGACGGCTTCAAGACGGTCAATTACCTCATGGCAACGGAGGCGGCATAATGGCCTTGCAGTCTTCCAGATCGCCTATGTCCCCGTTTATCTGGGGAGCCGGCGGCGCGGCGCTCACGCCCGAACAGATCGCGCAGCGGCGACAGATCGAAGATGCCTTACTCGCGCAGGGCGTCGATACCTCGCCTGTCGGACACTGGACACAGGGTATGGCGCGCGTTGCCAACGCGCTCGCCGGGTCGGTCAGGCGTGGGCGGCTTGATAAAGCCGAAACGGCGAACAACGAAACGAACGCCGGCCTTATGCGGGGTCTTCAGGGGCTTATGGGCGGCGGCGTGCGGTCAGCACCGGCACAAGCGACCGGGGCGACCGGGGCGACCACGCAGGGCGGCGGCGCTCTCCCCACTTCCTTCCTCTCGGCAGTGGACAGGACTGAGGGCGCAGGAGCTTACGATACGCTTTTTGGGCATGCCCAGCGTGACGGCGGCCAATTCGCTGGTACGCGCATCTCTGAAATGCCCATTAGCGATGTGCTGGCATTTGCCGATCCGAATGGCCGGTATAGTCAGCACGTCAAGGGCAAGGTCGGACATGTGGCAACCCCGATGGGCCGATATCAGATCGTTGGCTCGACGCTGCGCAATGCCGTAAGCGAGATGGGGATCGATCCTTCCACTCCGTTCAATGCACAGACCCAGGATCAAATCGCCGGCCATCTTGCCCGCCGACGCATTGCTGGTGCTTCCACGATGGATGGCAAGATTTCCGCGCTGCGTTCCGAGTGGGCGGGCTTCAAGAACGTCCCTGATGCACAGATGCGCCAGATTGTAGCCGACCTAGAGACAGCACCGGCACAGGGGCCGCAACAGACGTTGGAAGGCCTTGCTGTAGGCGAAAGCATGCCGATGTCTGCCGCCAGTCCCATGCAGGTCGCGGACGCCAGCGGCGGAATGCCACCGGCCATCATGGAGGCCATGACGAACCCCGCCGCCTCGCCACAGGTGAAGGCCGTCGCGGAAATGCTGTATCGCCAGCAGATGCAGCAGAACGATCCGAAGCGCCAGCTTGAAATCCAGAAGCTTCAGCGCGAAGTGGGCGAGCGCAGCACGACGACGATGGACGGCCGCCTGATCGATTCTCAGACGGGACAGGTCATTCAGGATTACGGTCAGCGCCCGACTTCGGGAATGCAGGAATACGACCGTTATGCCCAGCACGAGCGTTCCGCCGGCCGGGAGCCGCTTGGCCCGCTGGAATACGAACAGGCGCTGCGCAGTTCCGGCGCAACCAGCATCAGCGTCGGCGGTGCGGAAAAGGGCTTCGACAAGACCATAGGCGAGGGCTACGGCAAGGTCTTCCTGGACATACGGAACGAGGCGCAGGCGGCACAGCGCGCGCTCGGGGCGCTGGATATCATGGAGCAGCAGCTTTCCGATCCCGGCTTCTATTCGGGCGCAGGCGGGGAGACGGTCCAGTCCTTGAAGCGGATCGGGGCATCGCTCGGCATGGACCCGGACGGCATCACGTCCATCGAGACCTTCAACGCCATGTCGAAACAGGCCGCGCTCGACGTGATGGGCGGCTCGCTCGGCACGGGCTTCTCGAATGCCGACCGCGATTTCGTGGTGGAGCAGGTTCCGAACCTCGGCAACACGCCACAGGGAAACAAGCGCCTGATCGACGTGCAGCGCAGGTTGAACCGGCGCAAGCTCGATATCGCCACGCAGGCACGTGAGTACGCCGCCGGCAATGAGGGCAGGATCGACGTCGGCTTCGATGATCATCTTTCCCGCTGGGCAGAGCGGAACCCGCTGTTCCCGCGCCGGATCGCCAAGGAAGAAGATTACATGAACCTGCCGACAGGCGCGGAATACATCGCGCCCGATGGCAGTATTCGGAGAAAGCCCTGATGGCGAACTGGTGGGAGAACGATCCGGTTGTGGACGACGCCGCGCCGGCATCCGGTGGGCGCAAATGGTGGGAGGCTGATCCTGTCGTGCAGGAGGCCGCGCCCCAGCAGGCCGAACGCCCGGAGGCCGGTGGCTACGGGTCTCAGATATTCTCGGGGATGCTGGAAGGCGCTACGGGCCTTCTGGGCGCGCCCGTGGACATGATGAACAACTTCGTCGTCTCGCCCGCCATGCAGGGCGTCAATGCGGTGTTCGGAACCGATTTCCAGCCTTCTCAGGAACCTCTTGGCGGCTCGGCCGGTCTTCGCCGCGGTCTTGCCATAGCGCCTGAGTCCGATCAGACGGGCCATCAGTTCGCCCGGCGCGTGGGGCAGTCCGTAGGCGGCGCGGTTCTCCCGGCTGCGGCCGGGGCAGGATCGTTGGGCCAGTTCGCGGCCGGTATCGGAACAGCGGCGGCCGGCGGCCTCGGCGGGGCGGCTGCGCAGCAGATGTTTCCTGACAATATCGGTGCCGAGATTGCCGGCGAGATGCTTGGCGGTCTCGGGGCGGGCGCGGCTATCAG of Aquamicrobium sp. contains these proteins:
- a CDS encoding GNAT family N-acetyltransferase; the encoded protein is MDTQDTTILDLPPEHAGIFAALAYPGVNYRTVTDARVPVFVGTAVGSIIYPPFTAMGLDRRGKIVAGAVFNCFTGADVHATIAGHVWTRGFLADVGEYLFNQLKVERVTAITHQEKVVRIAQRLGGKVEGRLRNHFGRGRDGLVIGILRDDWKF
- a CDS encoding helix-turn-helix transcriptional regulator, producing the protein MTDSHVSLLTARQVMDRLGVSRSTLYAMIRADEFPKPIQITRGRVGWIMQEVEEWFAERSSLRRGENGKK
- a CDS encoding terminase family protein: MPRPNDAALDINLHEKQQVAFWSEATEILYGGAAGGGKSHLMRMAAIIWCSEIPGLQVYLFRRIRDDLVKNHMEGPSGFREFLAGWVECGFVTIVEDEIRFWNGSKIYLCHCKDEKDRFKYQGAEIHVLLIDELTHFSEVIYRFLRNRVRMVGIRLPEKYRGKFPRIVCGANPGGIGHQFVKTTFIDGVVPLAVVTAPDSEGGMRRQYIPARLEDNPSMAANDPGYEKRLAGLGSESLVRAMRWGDWDVVEGAFFDNFDPKRHVLRPFEFPDDWLMFRAGDWGSARPFCFGWYAVASDRFVTPDGAVIPRGAMVKYREWYGVKKDQHGKFMPNVGLKLDAAAVGKGIRTRDLGDKISYGVLDPAAFASDGGPSIAERIMSASGIVFRPADNKRVTQRGAMGGWDQMRARLRGNEEGLPMLFFFSTCVHSIRTIPALQHDEDKPEDLDTDGEDHAADETRYACMSRPWVRKDGNDDKPAELPPGYWQLPPLDHGQRSGRIKIG
- a CDS encoding recombinase family protein; the encoded protein is MKRYVIYTRVSTEDQGKSSLGLEAQERDIAIFLANFSEVPYEVIGRFRDVQSGKDDDRPELAKALRMARETGAELLVAKLDRLSRKVAFIAALMDDKRLSLRVAQMPYADKFQLHIYAALAEQERTFISERTRAALRAAKERGVKLGGARDKTMARNAALKAKADADAQRVMKVIAPLRGAGQSVNSIADTLNDMSVATARGGRWTAKQVSRVLQRSA
- a CDS encoding transcriptional coactivator p15/PC4 family protein, which gives rise to MSDLHIATIKKNQREEIRVVLSTFNGHRLFNARVWFEAEDGQMRPGKAGIAFKLDKMEEFAEAVTTGLMQAKAQGWMK
- a CDS encoding DNA-binding protein; this translates as MTKNQGRAGDLAKGMKAISEHLGITIRQGFHMHEQGLIPTFHIGRSVCAKRSALDDWLNHAARKAVEGGADE
- a CDS encoding tail fiber domain-containing protein, yielding MVSSPKAPDPYKTAQAQSGMNRDTAITQQMVNMVNQVTPDGSLTYEQTGTGGFTDSSGKWVEVPQYTSTQTLSPQQQAIKDQQDAASLGLSKFANSQIDRLDGLLGTPFNLSGMPGVDSWQQVGLPGFQQFADAPQLATSFGDAGAINQNFATGFGDAGSINRNFRTGIDDAGDITTSYNGDFSEDRQRVEDALMARMQPQLDRQRRGIETTLANQGIRLGSDAYSSGQADFGRQVNDAVLGNILAAGQEQSRLVGMERDRAVFENAAQAQQYGQNANDAAFYNQALMAGNAAQQQNYDQLLGRAQFGHQGQMLGNQAQQQNYDQLLGRATFGNAATQQNFANQFQVTGANNQLAQQQFGNQMTEQQARLSAQQQAQNAYLQQQFALRNQPINEITALLSGSQVSQPNFTNTPQTGVAGVDYTGLVNQQYQAEVANHQAKMGGIFGLLSAPFGMFNFTSDRRLKEDIEPVGKLDNGLTVYRYRMKGDPRFQIGLMADEVEQIAPEAVGERPDGFKTVNYLMATEAA